ACACAGCCCCCAAACCCAGCCCACTGGTCGGATCCAAGCCATGGCCCCCCAAGGGGTCCAGGACCCCCTAGGGATGGAGAGGACCCTGACCAGAGTGAGGCATCTTCAGAAGAAGAGTCAGGAGTGGACCAGGAACTCTCAAGAGAGAATGAGGCTGGGTACCAGGAGGATGGgaacccttcttttctttccattccatcTGCTTGCAACTGCCAGGGAACCCCTGGAATCCCTGAAGGGCCTTACTCTGAGGGAGGAGATAGCTCTTCTAGCAACTTTTGCCACCATTGTACCTCTCCAGTTTTGGGGGAAGATGAAGAATTGGAAGAGGAATATGATGATGAGGAACCTCTTAAGTTCCCCAGTGATTTTTCACGTGTGCCCAGTGCGAAGAAACCGCCACCCCGGCGACAGCGACACCGCATCCCGGCCAAGGAGGATACTCGGGAGGGTGGACGCAGAGATCCCAGGTCCCCTGGCCGACATCGGCTGGGCCGGAAAAGAAGTCAGGCAGATAAGCGCAGAGGCCTGGGATTATGGGGAGCAGAGGAACTGTGTCAGCTTGGACAGGCAGGCTTCTGGTGGCTGATTGAACTGCTGGTATTGGTGGGAGAGTACGTGGAAACTTGTGGCCATCTCATCTATGCATGCAGGCAGCTGAAAGGCAGTGATCTGGACCTTTTTCGAGTCTGGTTGGGAGTCTGGGCAGGGCGGCTGGGGGGCTGGGCCCAGGTGATGTTCCAATTTCTGAGCCAAGGATGTTACTATGGGGCAGGGCTGTTCACCCGTTTTCTTAGGCTACTGGGTGCTTTGCTGCTTCTGGCTCTGGCCCTCTTGTTGGGCTGTCTACAGTTGGGCTGGCGGTTTCTGGTGGGACTGGGTGACTGGTTAGGCTGGAGGGGTAAAGCCACTTGGCTCTTTTCTTGGCTGGATTTTCCCAAATTGCAGCATTGCCTGATTCTGCTGAGAGATAGCAGGCCATGGCAGCAGTTGGTAAAAATGTTTCAGTGGGGCTGGCTGGAGTTGCCTTGGGTCAAGCCAAGGACTAACAGGCAGGGGAATGCACCTGTAGCAGATGGTCGCTACTGCCAGCCTGAGGAGGAAGTGGCTCGACTCTTGACCATGGCTGGGGTTCCTGAGGATGAGCTAAACCCTTTCCATGTGTTGGGGGTTGAAGTCACAGCATCTGATGTTGAACTGAAGAAGGCCTATAGGCAGCTGGCAGTGATGGTGAGTACCTTTCCCGTGTTTCATGTTCCTCTTTTGTGCTCGTATTTTCTATTCCAATTTTAGGGAGAGTATGATAAAGAGAAGGCAGAGTAAAAAGTCAACTTGAAGCTGGAGTAACATTAATTCTTAGGAAATAGTCATAAAGACTTTTTCCCCTCTACTATGGGATCTGACTTTCCCTTCATTTTAAGCTTTTTgtcatgagatttaaaaaaaaaaaaaagatttatttatttgagagagagagcactagagagagtgcatgaggcggggggggggggaggggggggggcaagagagagacgcaaactccccgctgagcagggagccaggatgCAGGGGCTTggtcccagaaccccgggatcatgacctgagctgaaggcagatgcttaaccgactgagccacccaggtgccccttgtcatGAGATtcttaatgaaaagaaatgaacctGGTCTATCAGTGTTGGACCACTCACCCTGGAATATCCAGGTGAAGTCCCTCTAACTAGGGTGGAGAAGAGGCCTAATCAGAAAGCCTGTCAATTCTTCTACCCTGAACAAATGAGGGTTTTTGAACAGGGTGAAATCCAACAATCTATCCCAGAGAGCCAAGTGTGGACTTAGTGTGGGAAGATTCAGGGAGTGcatgtgaaagaaaacaaagtatttcAAGACCAGCAATCTAGagtggaaaagggaaagagagtggAACATAAACCATAGAGAGGCATGTGCATCTGTAGGTCATACATGAACATacggtttttgttgtttttctttttaagatttcatttttaagtaatctctatacctgatgtggggctcaaacccacaaccctgagatcaagagtcccatggccctattgactgagccagccaggcgccccatgatatgGTTGCTTTTATTGATAAAGGGGCGGGTGGTACAGGTGGCAGTTGTGATGCCCCATTTGCTTGAGAGAAATGGTTTAATACAAGCATGTAAATTGCTATTACTAGATactaatttgatatttttagatATGATTATTACGGCTTTTTTTGTAAGTAAAACTATATTATGACTATAAGTAATGTGTGTAAATTCCATCAGAGGCCTGTTTGAGTGTATGGAACTGGACTGGTAAAATTATCACAGTGTGTAAATTACCTCAAGGACTGCATGACAACAAAGAGGAATGGGTAACCAAGGTGTCCATTAACCATTCAAGACACAGTAAGGTACCAGGCCTGTAACTTAGCAGAGGACTAAATTAGTTTGGTGGGAAATGCATGCCCCTTAGTGGATAGATTgggatatcctttttttttaagattttattttattttttgacagagagcgagacagggaccacaagcagggggagtgggagagggagaagcaggcttcccgccaagcagggagcccaatgcggggctcgatccccaggaccctgggatcatgcatgacctgagccgaaggcagacctttaacgactgagccacccaggcgcccctagactggGATATTCTTAAGAGTGGGGAATGATAGTTTACACTCAGATTGTTACTAGCAGTAGAGTGTTTTTCTCACTTTCATGTCTTTTAGCAGACATCCTCTCTTGGGGAATAGCATTCTtagaaaaattctcattttcaacTTGCTTTCTTGGAGTAGAGATAAAGTTCCCTGATCCTAAACACACCTGCCCTACCCCTCAAAGTATTCTCTTGTTCTGGGCCACTGTCTGT
The sequence above is drawn from the Neomonachus schauinslandi chromosome 5, ASM220157v2, whole genome shotgun sequence genome and encodes:
- the DNAJC14 gene encoding dnaJ homolog subfamily C member 14 isoform X2 → MAQKHPGEGGLCGAHHRGGASFRTLGSSVDPEILSFSGLRDSAGPAPNGTCCLTEHSSPKYTQPPNPAHWSDPSHGPPRGPGPPRDGEDPDQSEASSEEESGVDQELSRENEAGYQEDGNPSFLSIPSACNCQGTPGIPEGPYSEGGDSSSSNFCHHCTSPVLGEDEELEEEYDDEEPLKFPSDFSRVPSAKKPPPRRQRHRIPAKEDTREGGRRDPRSPGRHRLGRKRSQADKRRGLGLWGAEELCQLGQAGFWWLIELLVLVGEYVETCGHLIYACRQLKGSDLDLFRVWLGVWAGRLGGWAQVMFQFLSQGCYYGAGLFTRFLRLLGALLLLALALLLGCLQLGWRFLVGLGDWLGWRGKATWLFSWLDFPKLQHCLILLRDSRPWQQLVKMFQWGWLELPWVKPRTNRQGNAPVADGRYCQPEEEVARLLTMAGVPEDELNPFHVLGVEVTASDVELKKAYRQLAVMVHPDKNHHPRAEEAFKVLRAAWDIVSNPERRKEYEMKRMAENELSRSVNEFLSKLQDDLKEAMNTMMCSRCQGKHRRFEMDREPKSARYCAECNRLHPAEEGDFWAESSMLGLKITYFALMDGKVYDITEQPQMPLLLTFRIS
- the DNAJC14 gene encoding dnaJ homolog subfamily C member 14 isoform X1, translated to MAQKHPGEGGLCGAHHRGGASFRTLGSSVDPEILSFSGLRDSAGPAPNGTCCLTEHSSPKYTQPPNPAHWSDPSHGPPRGPGPPRDGEDPDQSEASSEEESGVDQELSRENEAGYQEDGNPSFLSIPSACNCQGTPGIPEGPYSEGGDSSSSNFCHHCTSPVLGEDEELEEEYDDEEPLKFPSDFSRVPSAKKPPPRRQRHRIPAKEDTREGGRRDPRSPGRHRLGRKRSQADKRRGLGLWGAEELCQLGQAGFWWLIELLVLVGEYVETCGHLIYACRQLKGSDLDLFRVWLGVWAGRLGGWAQVMFQFLSQGCYYGAGLFTRFLRLLGALLLLALALLLGCLQLGWRFLVGLGDWLGWRGKATWLFSWLDFPKLQHCLILLRDSRPWQQLVKMFQWGWLELPWVKPRTNRQGNAPVADGRYCQPEEEVARLLTMAGVPEDELNPFHVLGVEVTASDVELKKAYRQLAVMVHPDKNHHPRAEEAFKVLRAAWDIVSNPERRKEYEMKRMAENELSRSVNEFLSKLQDDLKEAMNTMMCSRCQGKHRRFEMDREPKSARYCAECNRLHPAEEGDFWAESSMLGLKITYFALMDGKVYDITEWAGCQRVGISPDTHRVPYHISFGSRIPGTSGRQRATPDAPPADLQDFLSRIFQVPPGQMSNGNFFAAPQPGPGATAASKPNSTVPKGEAKPKRRKKVRRPFQR